One Tessaracoccus lacteus DNA window includes the following coding sequences:
- a CDS encoding mycothione reductase translates to MQHFDLAVIGSGTGNSLIDERFADWDVALIERDETFGGTCLNRGCIPTKMFVLPADLAASVAEARRLGVQLEFRDADWLAIRDRIFGRIDPISAGGLDWRERSQNVTVFHGEASFVDASTLQVGDTRISASNIVIATGSRPRTLDVPGLAEAADRVHTSDTIMRIDELPRRLVIVGGGYIAAEFAHIFSGLGSEVTLINRTDVLLRHHDRDIAQAYLQELSHGPVNVRLNQELSAVEKSDDDSLVVITKDRNGIEYEYFADQLLIAVGRDRNSDALNLRAAGVDHNPDGQIRVDAQQRTNVPGIWALGDVSSDHLLKHVANAEGRTVQHNLLHPDDLRGTDHRFVPQAVFGDPQIASVGVTEQELRNWGAPYIVARQRYADVAYGWALEDEEHFVKLLADPRSMHLVGAHIIGPQASTLIQPLIQAMSFGQRVDELARGQYWIHPALPEVIENALLKLVLARKPGEIGQ, encoded by the coding sequence ATGCAGCACTTCGACCTCGCCGTCATCGGTTCCGGGACCGGGAACTCGCTCATCGACGAACGGTTCGCCGACTGGGATGTCGCCCTGATCGAGCGCGACGAGACGTTCGGCGGCACCTGCCTCAACCGCGGCTGCATCCCCACCAAGATGTTCGTGCTGCCCGCGGACCTCGCCGCGAGCGTCGCCGAGGCACGCAGGCTTGGCGTGCAGCTCGAGTTCCGGGACGCCGACTGGCTGGCGATCCGCGACCGGATCTTCGGCCGCATCGACCCCATCTCCGCCGGCGGACTCGACTGGCGCGAGCGCAGCCAGAACGTCACGGTCTTCCACGGCGAGGCCAGCTTCGTCGACGCCTCGACGCTGCAGGTCGGCGACACGCGGATCTCCGCGTCGAACATCGTCATCGCCACCGGCTCGCGGCCCCGGACCCTCGACGTGCCCGGCCTGGCGGAGGCCGCCGACCGCGTCCACACCTCCGACACCATCATGCGCATCGACGAGCTGCCGCGCCGTCTCGTCATCGTCGGCGGAGGCTACATCGCCGCCGAGTTCGCGCACATCTTCTCCGGCCTCGGGTCCGAGGTCACGCTGATCAACCGCACCGACGTGCTGCTTCGCCACCACGACCGCGACATCGCGCAGGCGTACCTGCAGGAACTCTCGCACGGCCCGGTCAACGTGCGACTCAACCAGGAGCTCTCCGCGGTCGAGAAGAGCGACGATGACTCGCTTGTGGTCATCACGAAGGACCGCAACGGCATCGAGTACGAGTACTTCGCCGACCAACTGCTGATCGCGGTGGGCCGCGACCGCAACTCGGACGCGCTCAACCTCCGGGCGGCCGGCGTCGACCACAACCCAGACGGCCAGATCCGCGTCGATGCGCAGCAGCGCACCAACGTGCCCGGGATCTGGGCTCTCGGCGACGTCTCCAGCGACCACCTCCTCAAGCACGTCGCCAACGCCGAGGGCCGCACGGTCCAGCACAACCTCCTGCACCCCGACGACCTGCGCGGCACCGACCACCGGTTCGTGCCCCAGGCGGTGTTCGGCGACCCGCAGATCGCGTCGGTGGGGGTCACGGAGCAGGAGCTCAGGAACTGGGGCGCTCCCTACATCGTCGCCCGCCAGCGCTACGCCGACGTCGCGTACGGCTGGGCGCTCGAGGACGAGGAGCACTTCGTCAAGCTGCTCGCCGACCCACGATCCATGCACCTGGTCGGCGCGCACATCATCGGCCCCCAGGCCTCCACCCTCATCCAGCCCCTGATCCAGGCGATGAGCTTCGGGCAGCGCGTCGACGAGCTTGCGCGCGGCCAGTACTGGATCCACCCCGCGCTGCCGGAGGTCATCGAGAACGCGCTGTTGAAGCTCGTCCTGGCCCGCAAGCCGGGGGAGATCGGCCAGTGA
- a CDS encoding glycoside hydrolase family 3 N-terminal domain-containing protein, with the protein MALAACAPAPLTTGMESATAAPTDPATTTSASAPSTTASPSPTVASCAALAADLSLEEQVGQLFMIGLDSAELNETTRRAIADYDIGSVILLSNRTSGSSAIRTLTASISKEGTARLPIMLAVDQEGGPVQRLQGDGFSSIPTAREQGTWSADELRAEATSWARQLKKAGVDYNLAPVADVVPESKRESNAPIGSLKRDFGADAEQVSASVTAFIGGMRAGGIMTSAKHFPGLGEVTENTDYAVAYDDDIDEDSDALEPFRAAIDAGVSSVMISSAIFEKIDPDNEGVFSSVIITDLLRGKLGYDGVVIADDLGAAKAVGDVAPGERAVRFLAAGGDLVINADPRLMGDMVEAVLDEADDDADFRAGLETSTARILALKAEAGLLSCG; encoded by the coding sequence GTGGCGCTGGCAGCCTGCGCGCCCGCTCCGCTGACCACCGGCATGGAGTCGGCGACGGCCGCTCCTACGGACCCGGCGACCACGACCAGCGCCTCGGCCCCGTCAACGACGGCGTCCCCGTCGCCGACGGTTGCCAGCTGCGCCGCCCTGGCCGCGGACCTGTCGCTGGAGGAGCAGGTGGGGCAGCTGTTCATGATCGGCCTCGACAGCGCCGAGCTGAACGAGACCACGCGCAGGGCGATCGCCGACTACGACATCGGCTCGGTCATCCTGCTGAGCAACCGGACCTCCGGCAGCTCGGCGATCCGCACCCTGACGGCGAGCATCTCCAAGGAGGGCACCGCGAGGCTGCCGATCATGCTGGCGGTCGACCAGGAGGGTGGCCCCGTGCAGCGGCTACAGGGCGACGGCTTCTCGTCGATCCCGACGGCCCGTGAGCAGGGCACCTGGTCCGCCGACGAGCTGCGCGCCGAGGCGACGTCCTGGGCCCGGCAGCTGAAGAAGGCCGGAGTGGACTACAACCTTGCGCCTGTCGCCGACGTCGTGCCGGAGTCCAAGCGTGAGAGCAACGCCCCGATCGGCAGCCTGAAGCGCGACTTCGGGGCGGATGCCGAACAGGTCTCCGCTTCGGTCACGGCCTTCATCGGCGGCATGCGGGCCGGCGGGATCATGACCTCGGCCAAGCACTTCCCGGGGCTCGGCGAGGTCACCGAGAACACCGACTACGCCGTCGCGTACGACGACGACATCGATGAGGACTCCGACGCGTTGGAGCCGTTCAGGGCGGCCATCGATGCGGGCGTCAGCTCCGTGATGATCTCGTCGGCGATCTTCGAGAAGATTGACCCCGACAACGAGGGCGTCTTCTCATCCGTCATCATCACAGACCTGCTTCGCGGGAAGCTCGGCTACGACGGCGTGGTGATCGCCGACGACCTGGGCGCGGCCAAGGCCGTCGGGGACGTGGCCCCGGGGGAGCGGGCCGTCCGCTTCCTGGCAGCCGGCGGCGACCTCGTCATCAACGCAGACCCGCGCCTGATGGGCGACATGGTCGAGGCCGTGCTGGACGAGGCCGACGACGACGCCGACTTCCGGGCGGGCCTGGAGACGTCAACAGCCCGGATCCTCGCGCTGAAGGCGGAGGCCGGGCTGCTGAGCTGCGGCTGA
- the pstB gene encoding phosphate ABC transporter ATP-binding protein PstB — MSKRIEIRDLNIFYSKFHAVKDVNMVIQPRSVTAFIGSSGCGKSTVLRSLNRMHEVIPGAYCTGEVLLDGVDLYDKAVDPVRVRRQVGMVFQRPNPFPTMSIRENVLAGAKLNNARLSRTEADELVEKSLIGANLWNEVKNRLDRPGSGLSGGQQQRLCIARAIAVSPDVLLMDEPCSALDPISTLAIEDLIKELKETYTVVIVTHNMQQAARVSDQTAFFNLKEHGKPGELIEIGPTEKIFHNPDQQATEDYITGRFG; from the coding sequence ATGTCCAAGCGCATCGAGATCCGCGACCTCAACATCTTCTACAGCAAGTTCCATGCCGTCAAGGACGTGAACATGGTGATCCAGCCCCGCTCCGTGACGGCCTTCATCGGCAGCTCGGGCTGCGGAAAGTCGACGGTGCTGCGGTCCCTGAACCGCATGCATGAGGTCATCCCCGGCGCCTACTGCACCGGAGAGGTCCTCCTCGACGGCGTCGACCTGTACGACAAGGCGGTCGACCCGGTGCGTGTGCGCCGCCAGGTCGGCATGGTGTTCCAGCGGCCGAACCCGTTCCCGACCATGAGCATCCGCGAGAACGTGCTGGCAGGCGCGAAGCTGAACAACGCCCGCCTCTCCCGCACCGAGGCCGACGAGCTGGTCGAGAAGTCGCTGATCGGCGCGAACCTGTGGAACGAGGTCAAGAACCGCCTCGACCGCCCGGGTTCCGGCCTGTCGGGCGGCCAGCAGCAGCGCCTGTGCATCGCCCGCGCCATCGCGGTCTCCCCCGACGTGCTGCTGATGGACGAGCCCTGCTCCGCCCTCGACCCCATCTCCACCCTGGCCATCGAGGACCTCATCAAGGAGCTCAAGGAGACCTACACCGTCGTCATCGTGACGCACAACATGCAGCAGGCCGCGCGCGTGTCGGACCAGACCGCCTTCTTCAACCTCAAGGAGCACGGAAAGCCGGGCGAGCTGATCGAGATCGGCCCCACGGAGAAGATCTTCCACAACCCCGACCAGCAGGCCACTGAGGACTACATCACCGGCCGCTTCGGCTGA
- the pstA gene encoding phosphate ABC transporter permease PstA, producing the protein MHATVTESADSRKRNILTSAQLPPATTPALIVTAVVAAAGVLALFGSASVGAVIALGAAVFLVASYSLSAAVEGTRKAKDRLARNIVTGLFLLALVPLISVVWGTISKGMARFDALFFSSSMRNVVGEGGGAVHAIWGTLIITGLATLISVPIGILTAIYLVEYAGKAKLGRAIRFFVDVMTGIPSIVAGLFAYTVFSLFFGAGTNNGISGACALAILMIPTVVRSTEEMLRLVPNELREASYALGVPKFRTIGRVVLPTSIAGIVTGVVLGIARIIGETAPLLVTAAITSSMNLNPLANPMATLPVFVYYEYTTPGADPTPYIDRAWAGALTLIIIVMGLNLIGRLIAWKFAPKAGR; encoded by the coding sequence ATGCACGCCACCGTCACCGAGTCCGCCGACTCCCGCAAACGCAACATCCTGACCTCCGCCCAGCTGCCCCCCGCCACGACCCCGGCCCTGATCGTCACTGCCGTCGTGGCAGCCGCCGGCGTCCTGGCGTTGTTCGGCTCCGCCTCGGTGGGTGCCGTGATCGCGCTGGGCGCCGCGGTGTTCCTCGTCGCGTCCTACTCGCTGTCCGCCGCGGTGGAGGGCACCCGTAAGGCCAAGGACCGGCTGGCCCGCAACATCGTCACCGGGCTGTTCCTGCTTGCTCTCGTGCCGCTCATCTCCGTCGTCTGGGGAACCATCAGCAAAGGCATGGCCCGCTTCGACGCTCTGTTCTTCAGTTCGTCGATGCGCAACGTCGTCGGCGAGGGAGGCGGCGCCGTCCATGCCATCTGGGGCACGCTCATCATCACCGGCCTGGCGACGCTGATCTCCGTGCCGATCGGCATCCTGACGGCCATCTATCTGGTGGAGTACGCAGGCAAGGCGAAGCTCGGCCGGGCCATCCGTTTCTTCGTCGACGTCATGACGGGCATCCCGTCGATCGTCGCCGGCCTGTTCGCCTACACCGTCTTCTCGCTGTTCTTCGGGGCCGGCACCAACAACGGCATCTCGGGCGCCTGCGCGCTGGCGATCCTGATGATCCCGACCGTGGTCCGCTCGACCGAGGAGATGCTGCGGCTGGTTCCCAACGAACTGCGGGAGGCGTCGTACGCGCTGGGTGTGCCCAAGTTCCGGACCATCGGCCGCGTGGTGCTGCCCACCTCGATCGCCGGCATCGTGACCGGCGTCGTGCTCGGCATCGCCCGCATCATCGGCGAGACCGCCCCCCTGCTGGTCACCGCCGCGATCACGTCGTCGATGAACCTGAACCCCCTGGCCAACCCGATGGCGACGCTGCCCGTGTTCGTCTACTACGAGTACACAACGCCGGGCGCCGATCCGACCCCTTACATCGATCGCGCCTGGGCCGGCGCGCTCACCCTGATCATCATCGTCATGGGACTGAACCTGATCGGGCGACTCATCGCCTGGAAGTTCGCCCCCAAAGCCGGCCGCTGA
- the pstC gene encoding phosphate ABC transporter permease subunit PstC: MTTDTREPASPAASFGDLQRDPRRFGDKLFKGISTGSGTGILVILAAVAAFLVALAMPALLANAEELPYGPFWSWVLPYALGTVWVAFLAMLFAVPTAIGVALFITHYAPRRLAQGLGYIIDLLAAVPSVVFGLWGINVLAPLVQPIYAWLNANLGSTPVLRIFFGGQASGTGRTILTAALVLAVMVLPIITAVTREVFLQTPRLHEEASLALGATRWEMIRQAVLPFGMPGIVSACMLGLGRALGETMAVAMVLSPGPGFNLELLTSNNPNSIAANIALKFPESYGLGVNQLIASGLILFIITLLVNMGARAIVARRAEFSGAN, from the coding sequence ATGACCACGGACACCAGGGAGCCGGCCAGTCCGGCCGCCTCCTTCGGCGACCTGCAGCGCGACCCCCGCCGCTTCGGCGACAAGCTCTTCAAGGGCATCTCGACGGGTTCCGGCACCGGGATCCTCGTGATCCTCGCCGCGGTGGCGGCGTTCCTCGTCGCGCTGGCGATGCCCGCCCTGCTCGCGAACGCCGAGGAGCTCCCCTACGGCCCGTTCTGGTCCTGGGTGCTGCCCTACGCGCTCGGCACGGTGTGGGTGGCCTTCCTGGCGATGCTGTTCGCGGTCCCCACCGCCATCGGCGTCGCCCTGTTCATCACCCACTACGCGCCCCGCCGCCTGGCTCAGGGACTCGGCTACATCATCGACCTGCTGGCCGCCGTGCCTTCGGTCGTCTTCGGCCTGTGGGGCATCAACGTGCTCGCTCCGCTGGTCCAGCCGATCTACGCGTGGCTGAACGCCAACCTCGGCAGCACCCCCGTTCTGCGGATCTTCTTCGGCGGCCAGGCCTCCGGCACCGGGCGCACCATCCTGACGGCGGCCCTCGTGCTTGCGGTCATGGTGCTGCCGATCATCACCGCGGTGACCCGCGAGGTCTTCCTGCAGACCCCCCGGCTGCACGAGGAGGCCTCCCTCGCGCTGGGCGCGACCCGCTGGGAGATGATCCGTCAGGCCGTCCTGCCCTTCGGTATGCCCGGCATCGTGTCGGCCTGCATGCTCGGGCTCGGCCGCGCCCTGGGTGAGACGATGGCGGTTGCCATGGTGCTGTCTCCCGGGCCGGGGTTCAACCTCGAGCTGCTGACCTCCAACAACCCGAACTCGATCGCCGCGAACATCGCCCTGAAGTTCCCCGAGTCCTACGGGCTCGGTGTGAACCAGCTGATCGCCTCCGGCCTGATCCTCTTCATCATCACCCTGCTGGTGAACATGGGCGCCCGCGCCATCGTCGCCCGCCGCGCCGAGTTCTCGGGAGCAAACTGA
- the pstS gene encoding phosphate ABC transporter substrate-binding protein PstS produces MDNIANTGTRARTALRISAALGLSAALFLSACAANEAADTANPSSSTLSGTLSGKGASSTKVAQETWIAAFQTANPDVTVNYSPDGSGAGREAFMAGGADFAGSDRALKPEENTAGGFGGCADTSAAIDLPVYISPIAVIFNLDGVDSLNLTPDVLARIFHGDITNWSDDAIAEINPDVKLPDLVITAVHRSDESGTTENFTDYLAATAPDVWTEEVSSSWPVDGGEAAKGTSGVVAAVTGGAGTIGYADASQAGSATIAKVGPDGDFQEPTEEGAAAAVEASPLEEGRAENDIAITIDRSAAGYPLVLVSYAIACAEYKDATQGALVKDYLSYIASEEGQSAAEASAGSAPLSASLREKVLAAIDTIK; encoded by the coding sequence GTGGATAACATCGCCAACACCGGTACCCGAGCCCGCACCGCCCTGCGCATCTCCGCAGCCCTCGGACTCTCCGCCGCGCTCTTCCTGAGCGCCTGCGCCGCCAACGAAGCGGCCGACACCGCCAACCCCAGTTCCTCCACCCTGTCCGGCACGCTGTCCGGCAAGGGCGCCTCCTCCACCAAGGTCGCCCAGGAGACGTGGATCGCGGCCTTCCAGACCGCGAACCCCGACGTGACGGTCAACTACTCCCCCGACGGCTCGGGCGCCGGGCGCGAGGCGTTCATGGCTGGCGGCGCCGACTTCGCCGGCTCCGACCGAGCCCTGAAGCCCGAGGAGAACACCGCTGGCGGCTTCGGTGGCTGCGCCGACACCTCCGCGGCCATCGACCTTCCCGTCTATATCTCCCCCATCGCGGTGATCTTCAACCTCGACGGCGTGGACTCGCTGAACCTCACCCCCGATGTCCTCGCCAGGATCTTCCACGGCGACATCACCAACTGGAGCGACGACGCGATCGCCGAGATCAACCCCGACGTGAAGCTGCCGGACCTGGTCATCACGGCCGTGCACCGCTCCGACGAGTCGGGCACCACCGAGAACTTCACCGACTACCTCGCGGCGACCGCCCCCGATGTCTGGACCGAGGAGGTCTCGAGCAGCTGGCCGGTCGACGGCGGCGAGGCCGCCAAGGGCACCTCCGGCGTCGTGGCGGCCGTGACTGGCGGCGCCGGCACCATCGGGTACGCCGACGCGTCGCAGGCCGGTTCCGCGACCATCGCGAAGGTCGGCCCCGACGGCGACTTCCAGGAGCCCACCGAGGAGGGCGCGGCGGCCGCCGTCGAAGCCTCCCCCCTCGAGGAGGGTCGCGCCGAGAACGACATCGCGATCACGATCGACCGCTCCGCCGCCGGCTACCCGCTGGTGCTGGTCTCCTACGCGATCGCCTGCGCCGAGTACAAGGACGCGACCCAGGGTGCCCTGGTGAAGGACTACCTGAGCTACATTGCCTCGGAGGAGGGACAGTCCGCGGCCGAGGCCTCCGCCGGATCCGCGCCGCTGTCCGCCTCGCTCCGCGAGAAGGTTCTCGCGGCGATCGACACCATCAAGTGA
- a CDS encoding NUDIX hydrolase, giving the protein MSRRPRIRAAGAVVLRGDGDDTEVLIIHRPRYDDWSLPKGKGKVDELPPQTAVREVLEETATTVRLGLRLPTIRYHLSKGDKSVEYWRAEEVSAQNFTPNAEVDKACWVGIDKAMRRITYADERRVLSAALLKPRTTPLILVRHAKAMLRKNWSGPDQERRLTGRGRHQAEELAQLLGAYGVTDLVSSSSTRCVQTLAPYGRQQGIEVRTTDVLTEEEGTVRPSEVSDYVADLLQSITRPTAICGHRPVLPAMFEGLDLPARPMVVGEAIVLHRDDDGTVVEVEVHKPTA; this is encoded by the coding sequence ATGAGCAGACGGCCCAGGATCCGCGCCGCCGGCGCCGTCGTGCTGCGCGGCGACGGCGACGACACCGAGGTGCTCATCATCCACCGGCCCCGCTACGACGACTGGTCGCTCCCGAAGGGCAAGGGCAAGGTCGACGAGCTTCCCCCGCAGACCGCGGTGCGCGAGGTGCTCGAGGAGACCGCCACCACCGTCCGGCTGGGCCTGCGGCTACCCACGATCAGGTACCACCTGTCGAAGGGCGACAAGTCCGTCGAGTACTGGCGCGCCGAGGAGGTCTCGGCCCAGAATTTCACGCCGAACGCCGAGGTCGACAAGGCCTGCTGGGTCGGCATCGACAAGGCCATGCGCCGCATCACGTACGCCGACGAGCGGCGCGTGCTGTCGGCGGCTCTCCTCAAGCCCCGCACGACCCCACTGATCCTCGTCCGGCACGCCAAGGCGATGCTCCGCAAGAACTGGTCGGGGCCCGATCAGGAACGGCGCCTCACCGGACGGGGCAGGCACCAGGCCGAGGAACTCGCCCAGCTGCTCGGCGCCTACGGCGTCACCGACCTGGTCTCCTCCTCGTCGACGCGCTGTGTGCAGACGCTCGCCCCCTACGGCCGCCAGCAGGGAATCGAGGTGCGCACCACCGATGTCCTGACCGAGGAGGAGGGCACCGTCCGCCCCAGCGAGGTCAGCGACTACGTGGCCGACCTCCTGCAGTCGATCACCCGCCCCACAGCAATCTGCGGCCACCGCCCGGTGCTGCCCGCCATGTTCGAGGGGCTCGACCTCCCAGCGCGCCCGATGGTCGTCGGCGAGGCAATCGTGCTGCACCGCGACGACGACGGGACCGTCGTCGAGGTCGAGGTCCACAAGCCGACTGCCTGA
- a CDS encoding RNA degradosome polyphosphate kinase, which produces MRASSPSRSTPVTAREECKSVTEITQPDEAVLPTDRYLDREQSWLDFNNRVLDLAKDAGRIPLIERAKFLAIFSSNLDEFFMVRVAGLKRRIAAGVAVPTVTGKMPGELHAELLESVRTLVTEQSRVFQQEVRPALAAEGIEILAWDQLTAAEKDRMRALFAERIFPVLTPLAVDPSHPFPYISGLSISLAILLRNPATGARQFARVKVPSILARFVRLAEGRYVPLEEIIARHLGQLFTGMQVLASTTFRVTRNEDIEVEEDDAENLLFALEKELLRRKVGRPPVRLEVEEGIDDEMLAMLTAELDVRDDEVFRMQGPLDLSGLFALADSTREDLKYPNFLPITHPDLAQVESARPADMFKALKLRDVLVQHPYDSFATSVQRFIEQAAADPSVLAIKQTLYRTSGDSPIVDALIEAAQAGKQVLAIVEIKARFDEQNNIGWARKLEQYGVHVVYGMIGLKTHCKLAMVVREESDGNLRRYAHIGTGNYNPKTARMYEDMGLLTSNPIITDDVARLFNHLSGMTQETHYRRLLVAPHGIRNGLLNYIDAEIDNHLAGRPAGVKIKVNSMVDEAIIDGLYRASQAGVPVDVWVRGICTIRPGVPGLSENIRVRSILGRFLEHSRVFWFAGGGTPMVGIGSADMMHRNLDRRVEAIVSLNNPAHIRQIEDLFERAFSDETVRWELHDSQWSAHTVRDDGEPLTDLQEWLIHQASARRASR; this is translated from the coding sequence ATGCGGGCTTCCTCACCAAGCAGGTCGACACCAGTTACCGCACGCGAGGAGTGTAAGTCTGTGACGGAGATCACGCAGCCTGACGAGGCCGTGCTGCCCACCGACCGCTACCTAGACCGCGAACAGAGCTGGCTCGACTTCAACAACCGGGTCCTCGACCTGGCGAAGGACGCGGGTCGCATCCCCCTGATCGAGCGCGCCAAGTTCCTCGCGATCTTCTCCTCCAACCTCGACGAGTTCTTCATGGTCCGCGTCGCCGGTCTGAAGCGCCGCATCGCCGCGGGCGTCGCCGTGCCGACGGTGACCGGCAAGATGCCCGGCGAGCTGCACGCCGAACTGCTCGAGAGCGTCCGCACGCTCGTCACCGAACAGTCGCGTGTCTTCCAGCAGGAGGTCCGCCCCGCGCTGGCCGCCGAGGGTATCGAGATCCTCGCCTGGGACCAGCTGACGGCGGCGGAGAAGGACCGCATGCGAGCCCTGTTCGCGGAACGGATCTTCCCGGTACTGACGCCCCTGGCCGTCGACCCGTCGCACCCGTTCCCCTACATCTCGGGCCTGTCGATCTCGCTGGCCATCCTGCTGCGCAACCCCGCGACCGGTGCCCGTCAGTTCGCGCGAGTCAAGGTGCCCTCCATCCTCGCCCGCTTCGTGAGGCTGGCCGAGGGACGGTACGTGCCGCTGGAGGAGATCATCGCCCGGCACCTCGGGCAGCTGTTCACCGGCATGCAGGTGCTGGCCTCCACCACGTTCAGGGTCACGCGCAACGAGGACATCGAGGTGGAGGAGGATGACGCCGAGAACCTCCTCTTCGCTCTGGAGAAGGAGCTCCTGCGTCGCAAGGTCGGCCGCCCCCCTGTCCGCCTCGAGGTCGAGGAGGGCATCGACGACGAGATGCTCGCGATGCTCACCGCCGAGCTGGATGTCCGCGACGACGAGGTGTTCCGCATGCAGGGCCCGCTCGACCTCTCGGGCCTGTTCGCGCTGGCGGACTCGACGCGCGAGGACCTCAAGTACCCGAACTTCCTACCGATCACACACCCGGACCTTGCCCAGGTCGAGTCCGCGCGACCCGCCGACATGTTCAAGGCCCTCAAGCTGCGCGACGTACTGGTGCAGCACCCCTACGACTCCTTCGCGACCTCGGTGCAGCGGTTCATCGAGCAGGCGGCTGCCGACCCTTCGGTGCTGGCCATCAAGCAGACCCTGTACCGTACCTCGGGCGACTCCCCCATCGTCGACGCGCTGATCGAGGCCGCACAGGCGGGCAAGCAGGTGCTGGCGATCGTCGAGATCAAGGCTCGTTTCGACGAGCAGAACAACATCGGCTGGGCCCGCAAGCTCGAGCAGTACGGCGTGCACGTCGTCTACGGCATGATCGGCCTGAAGACGCACTGCAAGCTGGCGATGGTGGTCCGCGAGGAGAGCGACGGGAACCTGCGCCGCTACGCGCACATCGGCACGGGCAACTACAACCCGAAGACGGCCCGCATGTACGAGGACATGGGGCTGCTCACGAGCAACCCCATCATCACCGACGATGTCGCCCGGCTGTTCAACCACCTGAGCGGCATGACCCAGGAGACCCACTACCGCCGGCTGCTCGTCGCACCGCACGGAATCCGCAACGGCCTGCTGAACTACATCGACGCCGAGATCGACAACCACCTCGCCGGCAGGCCCGCCGGAGTGAAGATCAAGGTCAACTCCATGGTCGACGAGGCCATCATCGACGGGCTCTACCGCGCCTCCCAGGCCGGTGTGCCTGTGGATGTCTGGGTCCGCGGCATCTGCACCATCCGGCCAGGCGTCCCCGGCCTCAGCGAGAACATCCGCGTCCGCTCGATCCTCGGGCGCTTCCTGGAGCACTCGCGCGTGTTCTGGTTCGCGGGCGGCGGCACGCCGATGGTGGGCATCGGGTCGGCAGACATGATGCACCGCAACCTCGACCGACGCGTCGAGGCGATCGTGTCTCTGAACAACCCGGCCCACATCCGCCAGATCGAGGACCTCTTCGAGCGGGCCTTCTCGGACGAGACGGTGCGCTGGGAGTTGCACGACTCCCAGTGGAGCGCCCACACCGTGCGCGACGACGGCGAACCGCTGACGGATCTCCAGGAGTGGTTGATCCACCAGGCCTCAGCCAGGCGAGCCAGCCGATGA
- the mshD gene encoding mycothiol synthase: MRDTLRALVAAIAEHDGVQPINESASLGIDGLREADFFFMGRRDDPFGFVICDVRDETLLIGVHPAHRREGFGTELLLQALASYPAYSAWAFGTLPGADELARHVGMEPARLLYRMERALPAVDGTPLVVDGYTVDTFRPEDREQIVGVNGAAFAHHPEQGRLTVEEFDQLASQEWFDPSGLFVARRDGEVAGFHWTKRHGDGLGEVYVIAVGPRHEGRGLGRVLLERGLQWLAEQGDDRVQLYVEGSEERVVRMYRNAGFLTKQVDTSYRTRGV, from the coding sequence ATGCGCGACACCCTGCGAGCACTCGTCGCCGCGATCGCGGAGCACGACGGCGTGCAGCCCATCAACGAGTCGGCTTCGCTGGGCATCGACGGCCTGCGGGAGGCCGACTTCTTCTTCATGGGCCGCCGGGACGACCCGTTCGGTTTCGTCATCTGCGACGTCCGCGACGAGACCCTGCTGATCGGCGTGCATCCGGCACACCGCCGTGAGGGTTTCGGCACCGAGCTGCTGCTGCAGGCGCTGGCGTCCTATCCCGCGTACTCGGCCTGGGCCTTCGGCACGCTGCCGGGTGCCGACGAACTCGCCCGGCACGTCGGCATGGAACCGGCGCGGCTGCTGTACCGGATGGAGCGGGCGCTCCCCGCGGTCGACGGCACGCCCCTGGTCGTCGACGGCTACACCGTCGACACCTTCCGTCCCGAGGACCGCGAACAGATCGTCGGCGTCAACGGCGCTGCCTTCGCTCACCACCCGGAGCAGGGCAGGCTGACGGTCGAGGAGTTCGACCAACTCGCCTCCCAGGAGTGGTTCGACCCCTCGGGCCTGTTCGTCGCGCGGCGTGACGGCGAGGTCGCCGGGTTCCACTGGACGAAGCGTCATGGCGACGGCCTCGGCGAGGTCTACGTCATCGCCGTCGGTCCCCGCCACGAGGGCAGGGGACTCGGCCGGGTGCTGTTGGAGCGCGGCCTACAATGGCTCGCTGAGCAGGGCGACGACCGTGTCCAGCTCTACGTTGAAGGCTCTGAGGAGCGGGTCGTGCGCATGTACCGCAATGCGGGCTTCCTCACCAAGCAGGTCGACACCAGTTACCGCACGCGAGGAGTGTAA